The sequence ATCTTTTTTTATGCTTAAACATGAtgatgaaaagattaagaaagtTTTGAGTCTGCATTCCTTGAATAAAAGGTTTGGCTAACTTGAAATCAGTAGCTTTGATAGTCCAAACCCTATTTAGTTGATGCTTAACTGAGGTTTTGTAATAGTTCCTATACTGATCAGCTAGTAAACCTGCTAGTCTAAAAGGAAAATCCTCAATATCTTCATCCAAATCAAGAACCTTAACATGATCTTCAAATACAACCATGACAGAAGAGCAAAACAAAATCTACTTGAGAGAAGAAACATATGAATATATGGTTTTGAAGAACTGAATACTACTGAAAGCTAAATACTGATAACTTCATAAGGTATTATAAGAAAGATGAATGATAAGAGCAGGAATGACAAGATATATGTAATTATGATCATTCATTGAATATTAACAGTCTAATACTTAAACTCTAAGAAATATGAAGAGACTCTTGCTTGGAAATAAGAACAATTGCCAAGTGTAATGAACTGACTGTTAAAAATCCACTAATGATTATTATACTTGAAATTAAAAATTATCAATTATTAAAAAACCTTGTCAGTATATCTTCTGTGAGtgtagagaaaatccaagaagcctTTACTAGAACACAAAGTCTTTTACTAGCATACAATCCCTTCTTAAAAGTTGTTCCACAACAAAACCACCTGCCAAAAACACAGAGAAATTCATAGTCTATGACAGTAGGTAATCATGAACCAAAGCATGAAATGCAAAAGCATCGTTTAAAAATTTTGTATTAATATAATCCTCAAATTAAAATCTCTTGAGGAAGACACATATTCATAGTATTATACCAAATCCCTACCTAAGTAGGATTTCATGACGCCAAAAAAGCAGTCCAATAACCCATTCTTCATTGATAAAACCTGACATTGGTGATTTAATTTGACGAATTCCGAGATTATGATATACCTTGTAGAAATAATCTAGAAATTGACCCAACTGTAACTCAAACCAGAAACTCCGCTTGTTCTTTCACATACTCGTCTCATGATGGTGAAATACTAAGACCCTATAGATGCTACCTCCTTTAGCTCATGACATGAGAGTCATGCTGTGACGAGGCTACCCTCGTGATAGCTTCTGTAAGGGCTCACCTTATAACCCTTGGATTTAGCATCTTAGATAAGTACACATCCAGAGAAAAGAAttagataataatttttttttattatatccattattatttatttgtaaatatttaatttaatttgttcCTTAACCCCTTCGacaatttaatttaatttgttcCTTAGCCCTTTCAACAAATCAAAATTTTAATTCTCGGATGGTGAGAACaagtttttatatttttccttTCCTTGCTTCTTAAAAACCTAGAAACCAGTCATGAGTTTTTTTGGTTTGAAATATGGAATTTTTTTTATATCAAGTTTGATGATCTTGATGACTTTAAATCGGTAATTCTTAAATTGTGTTGAGGTAGAGTACTGATTTTGTTGAACTACAATAATCATGTTTTGGTTGGATTGTTTTCAATGTATAATACCTAAAAACAATCCAATTATCTTATTGCTTTGATGTTCATTTTTGGTACTTCACATATAGGAATGGAACTTTGATGATCTCGCTCATAAACAATCGTTTTGATTTTAGGTTAAATTTTAATTGACATTGTTTTAGTTAAGAAAATTATTTTGAGGGACTAAATatcaaatcaaaataaatataggaaaataaaatctaagaaaataataaaagatattttttattatctaattatttttttgaGATGTGTACATATGTAAGATGTTAAATCCAAAGGTTATAAAGTGAGCCCTTACGGAAGCTGTCACAAGGGTGACCTCGTCACAGCATGACTCCATGAGCTAATCTGTGAAAAAACAGAAAAAGGGTAAACTTTAGCAGTTAGCTACAAGATGTAAACAACACAGAGATTACAATGATAAAATAGAAGATAGATAAAATCAAACAAGAGAAGACTAGAGGGTGATAAGTAGCTGAATTTTTAAAAGGATTAAACAATCATACTATCAAAATAttgaaatcaaaattagggttttgaagaaaaaTAACAGAAAGGAAAAAACGAAAAGTAAAGCAAAAGGATTTAAAAATTAACAGTCATAATAACATGGGTGAACTTAGAAAAACATTAGAATTAAGAAGATTTGTTTCACTGAGATTGAATTGATCGAAGAAGATGAACGTGAAATCAAAATTGACCAAGCCAACATCTCATGACCAATCGCCTTGACTATCGCCTCTCTTTTTAACACAGCACAGCAGGCTATTGAATTCCAGGTTCCCAAACTGACCCTAAAAGATGTGGAAGAATATTAACTGTCCACTATCATCAAAATCAAAGCAACACGCATCTACTTTTCACTGTTCACTTCGTGGGTAGTTATGCAcggttagagcaactgcagtggtgcgatcaaaaccaaagatcaaagatcaaaaaaaagatcaaattttgggtttagtccgtgttgtcacgtaacggtggcgattaaaatttggtcgcgcgtaatttaaagatccgccccaaaaaaatttcatcgggcgtatctcaaatatctgcccaatcaatcaccaggcgtactttaagtttacgcctgtcaacaggcgtactttaagtttacgcctcattttttttttttttttttaatttgaattttcatcgggcgtaatttaaatctccgcccgttaacaagcgtactttaaatttacgcccagcaacaagcgtactttaaatttacgcccgactatattaggatttggtatttggtcgcgaccaaatatggtctggaatttgatctttggctgagatttgatctttactccgtcccactgcgtcacgatttcatcccaaatttttggttatactcgcccactgtggatgctcttattaATGTTTATATCTGCGTACGAGCCAAAGaaaaatcataaaggaaaaagccTGTATAATTAGTGTTCCTCTTCCATCTCCACTTGATTGAATACGTTGTGAATTTGTTAAAAGAGATAGCTAGGGAGATGCATGGGATGGTAAGGATGAGAGTGTCATCCTTTCTACGAGTAGGTTTGAAGACGCTTGATCTAATGGAAGAGTTGTTTAGTCCTACATCTCTTAGGTCTTATGTTTCTGAGTTCATCTCTTCTTTCATTTTCGTCTTCGTTGGTGTCGGATCAGCCATCTCTGCTGGTATACTTTTTATCTCTTATATCAATGATAATCttgtttgatcaacaaaattACGAATTGAACCTTTGAACTTGGCTATAACCGGTACCTATTCAATATATTATTCCAGTTTTTACAAATTAGCGTTTTATTTGACTGTCTTCTTAAATGAAATTAACTGCCACATTTGCAGGTAAGTTGATGACCTCGTCAGATGCACAGTCAAGAGAGACAGACTTGTTAGCTGTCGGAGTGGCCCATGCATTTGCCTTTACAGTGGCTGTATATGTGTCACCGGGTAGCCATGTAAAATCCAGCAGTCACATTCGCATTTGTTATTGTACGAAAACTTCGCATTTTGACTGGCATTTGTCACTTGATTACTCAGTTGTTGGATTCCACCTTAGCATGTCTACTCCTCATGCTGGTCACTGCGGGACAGGTAATTTTGGTCGAATATTAACATTTCTGTATGCGAAATTTCGTGACAGTATACAGCGTTTATTTTTTCGCCATAGATAAAAAGAATTTGCCTGAACCAAGTCGATGGAGTTCTGGTGCGATATTATATTTTTGGGTTATTTCTACAGGCAATACCTACACATGGATTGGATGATAGGGTGACCGTATTTGGTGGCATTTTGATTGAAGGTGTAGCAACATTTACCTTAGTTTACACAGTCTTTGCATCCAGGGATCCGCAGAGAAGATCATCGGACGGCATAATTGGAGCCATAGTAACAGGATTCATAGCTGGTGTCAACATCTTGGCCGTTGGTCCTTTTACAGGTGGTTCAATGAACCCAGACAGATCATTTGGACCATCCATAATCACCATTGATTTTAAAAACCACTGGGTTTACTGGTTGGGACCTCTAATGGTGGTGGATTAGCTGGATTGTTATATGATAAGATTATCTCTTCCAACCATAACCAGTCCTCCTCTGAGCCCTGAGTTGTCATCACTAAAATGGGAAATCTTTGTCACATGATGTCAAACTTGGCTTTTGATCAAGTTGCTTATTATTATCTATCATAGTTTTGTTTCTAACTGGTTGTTTTCTATTAAGTACTATGTCTCGGTCGGTCTGTATCATGACTTGAGTCTCTTAACACTTGAAATCTTGCTCTTTTGTTGATACGCATGATCTTGTGGTTGCTACTTGTCAAGTTACATCCTAATTTTACTGATGCAAATTGCAACAAAAATACCAAACACTTCATCAAGTCTAAAATTTT comes from Papaver somniferum cultivar HN1 chromosome 7, ASM357369v1, whole genome shotgun sequence and encodes:
- the LOC113294609 gene encoding aquaporin TIP2-2-like, producing MLVTAGQAIPTHGLDDRVTVFGGILIEGVATFTLVYTVFASRDPQRRSSDGIIGAIVTGFIAGVNILAVGPFTGGSMNPDRSFGPSIITIDFKNHWVYWLGPLMVVD